Proteins encoded in a region of the Nocardia asteroides genome:
- a CDS encoding winged helix DNA-binding domain-containing protein, translated as MKLSNRVLNRTLLARQHLLERSRLSVHEMCEHLVGLQAQDSPPPFVGLWSRVAAFDPATVSDALEDRSLVRITLMRGTIHMVTPPDALRIAPHVQPELEKAPFRKGFNYGAMVGLDPDEVRSNGEAVLGDEPMSAADLRARAAELYPDRDPGAVLQTWLYQLPVLQTPPRGKWKDNSRPIWSRVEPWLGAPLDPTYPLAELLFRYLRAFGPASTMDMQTWSRLLGMKRAVAQLGDRVRTYTDERGRTLYDVADAELADPDAPAPVRLLGWYDNALLSHQDRTRIVPDGTAPPLRSFAAQVSPVLIDGFLSGLYKVFVTAESARLRISPTRTWTNAERAEVEAEAHALLAFLEAGKQGSVEILDVHADLRP; from the coding sequence ATGAAATTGTCCAATCGGGTCCTGAACCGGACCCTGCTGGCTCGCCAGCATCTGCTCGAGCGCTCACGGCTGAGTGTGCACGAGATGTGCGAGCACCTCGTCGGATTACAGGCGCAGGATTCGCCGCCGCCGTTCGTCGGATTGTGGAGCCGCGTCGCGGCCTTCGATCCGGCGACGGTGTCGGACGCGCTGGAGGACCGTTCCCTGGTCCGGATCACTCTGATGCGGGGGACCATCCATATGGTCACCCCGCCGGACGCGTTGCGGATCGCACCGCACGTGCAGCCGGAACTGGAGAAAGCGCCCTTCCGCAAGGGCTTCAACTACGGCGCCATGGTCGGATTGGATCCGGATGAGGTGCGCAGCAACGGCGAGGCGGTGCTCGGCGACGAGCCGATGTCCGCCGCGGACCTGCGTGCCCGCGCCGCCGAGCTGTATCCCGACCGCGACCCCGGCGCGGTGTTGCAGACCTGGCTGTATCAACTGCCGGTGTTGCAGACGCCGCCGCGCGGGAAGTGGAAAGACAACAGCAGGCCGATCTGGTCGCGGGTCGAGCCCTGGCTCGGCGCACCCCTGGATCCCACCTATCCCTTGGCCGAGTTGCTCTTCCGCTATCTGCGTGCCTTCGGCCCGGCCAGCACGATGGACATGCAGACCTGGTCGAGGCTGCTCGGCATGAAGCGGGCGGTGGCGCAACTCGGGGATCGGGTGCGCACCTACACCGACGAGCGCGGCCGCACGCTCTACGACGTGGCCGACGCCGAATTGGCCGATCCGGACGCGCCCGCTCCGGTGCGGCTGCTCGGCTGGTACGACAACGCCCTGCTGTCGCACCAGGACCGAACGCGGATCGTGCCCGACGGCACGGCCCCTCCGCTGCGCTCCTTCGCCGCTCAGGTCTCCCCGGTGCTGATCGACGGGTTCCTCTCCGGTCTGTACAAGGTCTTCGTGACCGCCGAGTCCGCGCGGCTGCGCATCAGTCCGACCCGGACCTGGACGAACGCCGAGCGCGCCGAGGTGGAGGCGGAGGCGCACGCTCTGCTCGCCTTCCTGGAGGCGGGCAAGCAGGGGAGTGTCGAAATCCTCGACGTGCACGCCGACCTGCGCCCCTGA
- a CDS encoding NADPH:quinone oxidoreductase family protein produces the protein MRAAQVDKLEGPQAVRIVEIPEPASYPGGVVIDVHAAGVAFPDVLMTRGLYQMKPELPFVVGGEVAGIVREAPEDAHVRPGDRVVALTMLGNAMAETAVTPAQMVFRLPGNVSLEAGAGILFNDLTVHFCLRTRGRLAEGETVLVHGAAGGIGTSTLRMAAALGAGRVVAVVSTEEKAEVARANGATDVVLTDGWLAAVKELTGGRGVDIVLDPVGGDRFTDSVRSLASAGRLLVVGFTAGEIPTVKVNRLLLKNVEVTGAAWGEWVMSHPGYLQEQWAEVEPLLASGKIAPPEPVLYPLDKAAEAVASLENRTATGKVVVTLR, from the coding sequence ATGCGCGCAGCCCAGGTCGACAAGCTGGAAGGACCGCAAGCGGTTCGGATCGTGGAGATTCCGGAGCCTGCGTCCTACCCGGGGGGCGTCGTGATCGACGTGCACGCGGCGGGCGTGGCCTTTCCGGACGTGCTCATGACGCGCGGCCTCTACCAGATGAAGCCGGAGTTGCCGTTCGTCGTCGGCGGCGAGGTCGCGGGCATCGTCCGGGAAGCTCCCGAGGACGCGCACGTGCGCCCCGGTGACCGGGTCGTCGCGCTGACCATGCTCGGCAACGCCATGGCCGAGACGGCCGTCACGCCCGCGCAGATGGTCTTCCGGCTGCCCGGCAACGTCTCCCTGGAGGCGGGCGCCGGCATCCTGTTCAACGACCTGACCGTGCACTTCTGCCTGCGCACGCGAGGCAGGCTGGCGGAGGGCGAGACGGTGCTGGTGCACGGCGCCGCGGGCGGCATCGGCACCTCGACGCTGCGGATGGCGGCCGCGCTCGGGGCGGGCCGGGTGGTCGCCGTGGTGAGCACCGAGGAGAAGGCCGAGGTCGCGCGCGCCAACGGCGCCACCGACGTGGTGCTCACCGACGGCTGGCTCGCGGCGGTGAAGGAACTGACCGGCGGTCGCGGCGTCGACATCGTGCTCGACCCGGTCGGCGGCGACCGTTTCACCGACAGCGTTCGTTCGCTCGCTTCGGCGGGCCGATTGCTTGTCGTCGGCTTCACCGCGGGGGAGATCCCCACCGTCAAGGTCAACCGGTTGCTGCTGAAGAACGTCGAGGTGACCGGCGCGGCCTGGGGCGAATGGGTGATGTCGCACCCGGGCTACCTGCAGGAGCAATGGGCCGAGGTGGAGCCGCTGCTGGCTTCCGGCAAGATCGCGCCGCCGGAGCCGGTGCTGTACCCGCTGGACAAGGCCGCCGAGGCCGTCGCCTCGCTGGAGAACCGGACGGCCACCGGCAAGGTCGTGGTCACGCTGCGCTGA
- a CDS encoding VOC family protein, with amino-acid sequence MDWKIELVAIPVTDVDRAKDFYTKIGFQADHDHRVDENMRFVQLTPPGSGCSICLGEGITEAAPGSVQGMQMVVSSAEDAYQQLIAAGVDATPVQDLGWGLFTFFADPDGNKWAVQQLPTYDS; translated from the coding sequence ATGGATTGGAAAATCGAGCTCGTCGCCATCCCGGTAACCGATGTCGACCGCGCCAAGGACTTCTACACCAAGATCGGTTTCCAGGCCGATCACGACCACAGGGTCGATGAGAACATGCGCTTCGTGCAGCTGACCCCACCCGGCTCCGGTTGTTCCATCTGCCTCGGCGAGGGCATCACCGAGGCAGCGCCCGGCAGCGTGCAGGGCATGCAGATGGTGGTCTCCAGCGCCGAGGACGCCTACCAGCAGCTGATCGCCGCCGGTGTGGACGCCACTCCGGTCCAGGACCTCGGCTGGGGCCTGTTCACCTTCTTCGCCGATCCGGACGGCAACAAATGGGCGGTCCAGCAGCTGCCCACCTACGACAGCTGA
- a CDS encoding transglycosylase SLT domain-containing protein, with translation MTLTIPDVENWQPERLSAAGGLAERISQGLDTAVGKGADDTKALADAKKWSGTAGDAANARMQTEKTRASAVSAALLELKTALTTQVQNLADAKAKVLSLRDDALNQTPPFDVAPDGTVGAKTRIDYLRAHADKADIDGLVFQEALQAASRTWELTNALKTAEDVAAQARTQVEGAAGKLEAAFAGLGEPSANVPTAPTTPAATAPAATSGAPVAAPSSDRPSRLMSGHNDSGSSYGTSSGTPYQGGPSSSAPTGPLPSGDVARWIAEAKQKLIAMGYDPATIDERAIALIIQHESAGNPYAENRWDSNWVAGHPSKGLMQTIDSTFNAYKAPGHDDIWNPVDNIIAGVRYSIDRYGSLGNVPGVAAVNSGGAYQGY, from the coding sequence ATGACGCTCACCATCCCCGATGTCGAGAACTGGCAGCCGGAGCGCCTTTCGGCGGCGGGCGGGCTGGCCGAACGCATCTCGCAGGGGCTGGACACCGCGGTCGGCAAGGGCGCGGATGACACCAAAGCCCTGGCCGACGCGAAAAAGTGGTCCGGCACAGCGGGCGACGCCGCGAACGCCAGGATGCAGACCGAGAAGACCCGCGCGTCGGCCGTGAGCGCAGCTTTGCTCGAACTGAAGACCGCGCTCACCACCCAGGTGCAGAACCTCGCCGACGCCAAAGCCAAGGTATTGAGCCTGCGGGACGACGCGCTGAACCAGACACCGCCCTTCGATGTCGCGCCCGACGGCACCGTGGGTGCCAAGACGCGAATCGACTACCTCCGCGCGCACGCGGACAAGGCCGACATCGACGGGCTGGTGTTCCAGGAAGCGCTGCAAGCGGCCTCTCGCACGTGGGAGCTGACCAACGCTCTCAAGACCGCCGAGGACGTGGCCGCCCAGGCCAGAACCCAGGTCGAGGGGGCGGCCGGGAAGTTGGAGGCGGCGTTCGCCGGGCTCGGCGAACCGAGCGCGAACGTACCCACGGCCCCCACGACGCCCGCCGCCACCGCACCGGCCGCGACCTCGGGCGCCCCGGTCGCCGCCCCTTCGTCGGACCGGCCGAGCCGGCTGATGTCCGGGCACAACGACTCCGGGTCGTCGTACGGCACATCGTCGGGCACGCCGTACCAAGGTGGGCCGAGTTCGTCCGCGCCGACCGGTCCGCTGCCCAGCGGTGACGTCGCGCGGTGGATCGCCGAGGCGAAGCAGAAGCTCATCGCGATGGGATACGACCCAGCGACCATCGACGAGCGTGCCATCGCGCTGATCATCCAGCACGAATCCGCGGGCAATCCGTACGCGGAGAACCGCTGGGACAGCAACTGGGTGGCCGGACATCCGTCGAAGGGGCTGATGCAGACCATCGACAGCACGTTCAACGCTTACAAGGCGCCCGGACACGACGACATCTGGAACCCGGTCGACAACATCATCGCCGGAGTGCGGTACTCGATCGACCGTTACGGGTCGCTGGGCAACGTGCCCGGTGTCGCCGCCGTGAACTCGGGCGGGGCATACCAGGGGTACTGA
- a CDS encoding histidine phosphatase family protein: MARTLILMRHGKSAYPEGVDDHERPLAPRGVREAGLAGRWLRETQPPIDAVRCSTAVRTRQTLAATGVTAPVVFEAGIYEATPETLIELVRLGDDDVATLLVIGHAPGMPWTAWELASNRDAPPAVELSRKFPTSALAVLRFDRPWTGVDPGTGELAHFHIPR; the protein is encoded by the coding sequence ATGGCGCGGACTCTGATCCTCATGCGGCACGGCAAATCGGCGTATCCGGAGGGCGTCGACGACCACGAGCGACCGCTCGCGCCGCGCGGCGTGCGCGAAGCCGGGCTGGCGGGTCGATGGTTGCGTGAGACCCAGCCGCCGATCGACGCCGTGCGCTGTTCCACCGCCGTCAGGACCAGACAGACGTTGGCCGCAACGGGTGTCACCGCGCCGGTCGTCTTCGAAGCCGGGATCTACGAGGCCACGCCGGAGACTCTGATCGAGCTGGTCCGGCTCGGCGACGACGACGTGGCGACGCTGCTGGTGATCGGGCACGCTCCCGGCATGCCGTGGACGGCTTGGGAATTGGCGAGCAATCGCGACGCGCCGCCCGCCGTCGAACTCAGCCGCAAGTTCCCGACCTCGGCGCTCGCCGTGCTGCGCTTCGACCGCCCTTGGACGGGTGTCGACCCGGGAACCGGGGAACTGGCGCATTTCCACATTCCGCGCTGA
- the rpsG gene encoding 30S ribosomal protein S7, producing the protein MPRKGPAPKRPLINDPVYGSPLVTQLVNKILLDGKKSTAERIVYGALEQAREKTGTDPVVTLKRALDNVKPSLEVKPRRVGGATYQVPVEVRPGRANTLALRWLVNFSRARREKTMVERLANELLDASNGLGASVKRREDTHKMAESNRAFAHYRW; encoded by the coding sequence ATGCCACGCAAGGGCCCCGCACCCAAGCGTCCGCTGATCAACGACCCGGTCTACGGTTCGCCGCTGGTTACTCAGCTGGTCAACAAGATCCTGCTGGACGGCAAGAAGTCCACGGCCGAGCGCATCGTCTACGGTGCGCTGGAGCAGGCGCGGGAGAAGACCGGCACCGATCCGGTGGTCACCCTCAAGCGCGCGCTGGACAACGTCAAGCCGTCGCTGGAGGTCAAGCCCCGCCGAGTCGGTGGCGCCACCTACCAGGTTCCGGTCGAGGTCCGTCCGGGCCGCGCCAACACCCTCGCCCTGCGCTGGCTGGTCAACTTCTCGCGTGCGCGCCGGGAGAAGACCATGGTCGAGCGTCTGGCCAACGAACTGCTCGACGCCAGCAACGGCCTCGGCGCCTCGGTCAAGCGCCGCGAGGACACCCACAAGATGGCCGAGTCCAACCGGGCCTTCGCGCACTACCGCTGGTGA
- a CDS encoding DUF3558 domain-containing protein — MRIKSAVVIATALLLALTACGSGEQSQDSGPSRPAPKVVALGPFVGECGHVTDDEVRTLGGLGQISGVFRNAVGCNWQSAGIGSPSITFASYRGSPIERERAWVTVNGRAPDPIKVAGRDGFAALDPGGQICDLAVQLGDDFFEWSTSFGFFSDNLGNPCDRSRALAELTLQRLQ; from the coding sequence ATGCGGATCAAGTCGGCGGTCGTCATCGCGACAGCCTTGCTGCTCGCGCTGACGGCCTGCGGTTCGGGCGAGCAGTCGCAGGACTCCGGTCCGTCGCGTCCCGCGCCGAAGGTGGTGGCACTGGGCCCGTTCGTCGGGGAGTGCGGGCACGTGACCGATGACGAGGTGCGCACTCTCGGTGGCCTCGGCCAGATCTCCGGAGTGTTCCGCAACGCCGTCGGATGCAACTGGCAGTCGGCGGGAATCGGTTCTCCGAGTATCACATTCGCTTCCTACCGGGGCAGCCCCATCGAGCGGGAGCGGGCGTGGGTGACCGTCAACGGCCGCGCTCCCGATCCGATCAAGGTGGCCGGCCGGGACGGTTTCGCAGCCTTGGATCCGGGCGGACAGATCTGCGATCTGGCGGTGCAGCTGGGCGACGACTTCTTCGAGTGGTCGACGTCCTTCGGGTTCTTCTCCGATAACCTCGGGAATCCGTGCGACCGCAGCCGTGCCCTCGCCGAGCTGACTCTGCAGCGATTGCAGTAG
- a CDS encoding FAD-dependent oxidoreductase: MAYVITQRCCNDASCVSECPVDCIRPTPDQPEFATTEMLYIDPDTCIDCGACVDACPVEAIFSEDDLTASLARFRDINAAYFQRHPLESNFDPIVTPSRPPKELGTLRVAIVGAGPAACYAADELLRRADVEIEMFDRLPTPWGLVRAGVAPDHPGTKTVSSMFESAFRRDTLQYYLNVEVGTHISHEELLRHHHAVIYAVGASSDRRMGIPGEDLPGSHSATEFVAWYNGHPDFADRTFDLSGERAVIVGNGNVALDVARVLTVDPDELAKTDIADHALDALRQSNIREVVVLGRRGPLQAAYTSPEFLALAHLTGVDVVVDEDDLALDHASQAIVDDPEIEPSLALKYTLAKEYAGGRRAEGNKRIVFRYLTSPVALTGAERVESVEIAHNELFEEGGQLVARATGRTESIDASLVLRSIGYRGERVGELPFDERRGVVPNEHGRVVGDDGMPLTGVYVSGWIKRGPRGVIGSNRIDSEETVELLLADFTAGKLAPPQADRAALRALLAERQADLVDRAGWRAIDQAEKSAGKPAGRPRVKFTTREDLLKAARG; the protein is encoded by the coding sequence ATGGCCTACGTAATCACGCAGCGTTGTTGCAACGACGCCAGCTGCGTCTCCGAGTGCCCGGTCGACTGCATCCGTCCCACCCCGGACCAGCCGGAGTTCGCGACGACCGAGATGCTCTACATCGACCCCGACACCTGTATCGACTGCGGAGCCTGTGTCGACGCGTGCCCGGTGGAGGCCATCTTCTCCGAGGACGACCTGACCGCTTCGCTGGCGCGATTCCGCGACATCAATGCCGCCTACTTCCAACGGCATCCACTGGAATCGAACTTCGATCCGATCGTCACGCCCTCGCGTCCGCCGAAGGAGCTGGGCACCCTGCGCGTCGCGATCGTCGGCGCGGGGCCCGCGGCCTGCTACGCGGCCGACGAGCTGCTGCGCAGGGCCGACGTGGAGATCGAGATGTTCGACCGGCTGCCGACGCCGTGGGGCCTGGTCCGGGCGGGCGTGGCTCCCGACCACCCCGGCACCAAGACGGTCTCGAGCATGTTCGAGTCCGCCTTCCGCCGCGACACGCTGCAGTACTACCTCAACGTCGAAGTTGGCACGCACATCTCACACGAGGAACTGCTGCGCCACCATCATGCCGTGATCTACGCGGTCGGCGCTTCGAGCGACCGCAGAATGGGCATCCCGGGGGAGGATCTGCCGGGCAGCCATTCCGCCACCGAGTTCGTCGCTTGGTACAACGGCCACCCCGACTTCGCCGACCGGACCTTCGATCTGTCCGGCGAACGGGCCGTGATCGTCGGCAACGGCAACGTCGCGCTGGACGTGGCGCGCGTGCTGACCGTCGACCCGGACGAACTCGCCAAGACCGACATCGCCGATCACGCGCTGGACGCACTGCGCCAGAGCAATATTCGCGAAGTCGTCGTGCTCGGCAGGCGCGGCCCGCTCCAGGCGGCCTACACCTCGCCGGAGTTCCTCGCGCTCGCGCATCTGACGGGCGTCGACGTCGTCGTGGACGAGGACGACCTGGCGCTGGACCATGCCAGCCAGGCGATCGTGGACGACCCGGAGATCGAGCCGTCGCTGGCGTTGAAGTACACCCTGGCCAAGGAGTACGCCGGCGGTCGCAGGGCGGAGGGGAACAAGCGGATCGTGTTCCGTTACCTGACCTCGCCCGTCGCGCTCACCGGCGCCGAGCGGGTCGAGTCGGTCGAGATCGCGCACAACGAACTGTTCGAGGAGGGCGGTCAGCTCGTCGCGCGGGCGACCGGACGCACCGAGAGCATCGACGCATCGCTGGTGCTGCGGTCCATCGGCTACCGCGGCGAGCGGGTCGGCGAGCTGCCGTTCGACGAGCGGCGCGGCGTCGTGCCGAACGAGCACGGCCGGGTCGTCGGCGACGACGGTATGCCGCTGACCGGAGTGTATGTCAGCGGGTGGATCAAGCGGGGGCCACGCGGGGTCATCGGTTCGAACCGGATCGACTCCGAGGAGACGGTGGAGTTGCTGCTCGCCGACTTCACCGCCGGCAAACTGGCGCCGCCGCAAGCCGACCGCGCCGCGTTGCGGGCGCTGCTGGCCGAACGCCAGGCCGATCTGGTGGACCGGGCGGGCTGGCGAGCGATCGACCAGGCGGAGAAGTCCGCGGGCAAGCCCGCAGGCCGCCCCCGGGTCAAGTTCACCACCCGCGAAGACCTGCTCAAAGCCGCGCGCGGCTGA
- a CDS encoding MerR family transcriptional regulator, whose product MSETASHTSVSEDREQPRYSIGEVSERSGLSRDTLRWYERIGLMDYIGRDHTGKRRFSDRDLEWLALIGRLRTTGMSVADMVRYAELVRAGDVTLPQRLEMFRDTRAEVLAKIDELRQTLAVLDYKITLYEGKLEHVPQATVTAHDSEGITL is encoded by the coding sequence GTGAGCGAGACGGCATCGCACACGAGTGTGAGCGAGGACAGGGAACAGCCGCGGTATTCGATCGGCGAGGTGTCCGAGCGCTCGGGGCTGAGCCGGGACACGCTGCGCTGGTACGAGCGGATCGGGCTGATGGACTACATCGGCCGGGACCACACCGGCAAGCGGCGGTTCAGCGACCGGGATCTGGAGTGGCTGGCGCTGATAGGGCGGCTGCGCACGACCGGCATGTCGGTGGCGGACATGGTGCGCTACGCCGAGCTGGTACGGGCCGGAGACGTCACGCTCCCGCAGCGGCTGGAGATGTTCCGGGACACCCGCGCCGAAGTGCTCGCCAAGATCGATGAACTTCGTCAGACCCTGGCCGTGCTGGACTACAAGATCACCCTGTACGAGGGCAAACTCGAGCACGTCCCGCAGGCCACGGTCACCGCGCACGACAGCGAAGGGATCACGCTATGA
- a CDS encoding ESX-1 secretion-associated protein, with the protein MVEQNQPQAATMQVDPTALRSFAQTLRTEATSVADLGAGEDLAAVVGALPGTDFGPVAQRANDAVHRCLERIGSRLTTIADNLHNAAGNYELAEDDFAAELRTIGLQLP; encoded by the coding sequence ATGGTCGAGCAAAACCAGCCGCAAGCTGCGACGATGCAAGTCGATCCCACGGCGCTGCGCTCGTTCGCGCAGACGCTGCGCACGGAGGCGACGTCGGTCGCGGACCTCGGCGCCGGGGAGGACCTCGCCGCCGTCGTCGGGGCGCTGCCCGGCACCGATTTCGGCCCGGTGGCCCAGCGCGCGAACGACGCCGTGCACCGGTGCCTGGAGCGGATCGGGTCCCGGCTCACCACGATCGCGGACAACCTGCACAACGCGGCGGGCAATTACGAGCTGGCGGAGGACGACTTCGCGGCCGAGCTTCGCACCATCGGACTCCAGCTGCCATGA
- a CDS encoding DUF3558 domain-containing protein — protein MNVRRGLYRRGAAVVVAAALALSVGGCSRVVSGSAHPVGGSQSINTKLDKLLRECEILSKEQIGKAIGESIQVSESFFGAVCMWDLVGAPGGNGMATLNWYENGTLSNEKQTNNKLGYTTTNITVQSALALQIRRPNDPDSCGVTASAPDNGVIGWWINYRPGSAHPDPCDAAGKLMEMTLNLAR, from the coding sequence ATGAACGTCCGACGAGGTCTGTACCGGCGTGGCGCGGCCGTCGTCGTGGCCGCGGCCCTGGCGTTGTCCGTGGGCGGCTGCAGCCGCGTGGTGTCCGGGTCCGCGCATCCGGTGGGCGGAAGTCAGTCGATCAACACCAAGCTGGACAAGTTGCTCCGGGAGTGCGAGATCCTCTCCAAAGAGCAGATCGGGAAGGCCATCGGCGAGAGCATCCAGGTCAGCGAGTCGTTCTTCGGAGCGGTCTGCATGTGGGACCTGGTCGGCGCGCCCGGCGGCAACGGCATGGCGACGCTCAACTGGTACGAGAACGGCACGCTGAGCAACGAGAAGCAGACGAACAACAAGCTGGGCTACACCACCACCAACATCACCGTGCAGAGCGCCCTCGCGCTGCAGATCCGCAGGCCGAACGATCCGGACTCCTGTGGGGTGACGGCGAGCGCGCCGGACAACGGCGTCATCGGCTGGTGGATCAACTACCGGCCGGGCTCGGCGCACCCCGATCCGTGCGACGCGGCCGGGAAGCTGATGGAAATGACCTTGAACCTGGCCAGGTAG
- the rpsL gene encoding 30S ribosomal protein S12, giving the protein MPTINQLVRKGRRDKVAKTKTAALKGSPQRRGVCTRVYTTTPKKPNSALRKVARVRLTSAVEVTAYIPGEGHNLQEHSMVLVRGGRVKDLPGVRYKIIRGSLDTQGVKNRKQARSRYGAKKEKS; this is encoded by the coding sequence ATGCCAACCATCAACCAGCTGGTCCGCAAGGGTCGCCGCGACAAGGTCGCCAAGACGAAGACCGCGGCCCTCAAGGGGAGCCCGCAGCGTCGTGGCGTGTGCACCCGCGTGTACACCACGACCCCGAAGAAGCCGAACTCCGCGCTGCGCAAGGTCGCGCGTGTTCGCCTGACCAGCGCGGTCGAGGTCACGGCCTACATTCCGGGCGAGGGTCACAACCTGCAGGAGCACTCGATGGTGCTCGTGCGCGGCGGCCGTGTGAAGGACCTCCCCGGTGTCCGCTACAAGATCATTCGCGGCTCGCTCGACACCCAGGGTGTGAAGAACCGCAAGCAGGCCCGCAGCCGTTACGGCGCCAAGAAGGAGAAGAGCTGA
- a CDS encoding Lrp/AsnC family transcriptional regulator, translating to MRTPAKLDELDLAILTAMHEYQKAGILELSRRTKVARATVQSRISRMEESGVIASYDPQIDVTAAGFDVQAFVTLEIAQGALDTVAAELDAIPGVLEAYATTGSGDVLCRIGADSHAGLQAVLLSIDRTSSVVRSHSVIVLSTVVSRRALPLLRTLSPTGTTKAPAYRAAREP from the coding sequence ATGCGCACACCGGCGAAGCTCGACGAACTCGATCTCGCCATCCTCACCGCGATGCACGAGTACCAGAAAGCGGGCATTCTCGAACTGTCCAGGCGGACCAAAGTCGCCAGGGCAACGGTGCAATCCCGGATCTCGCGCATGGAGGAGTCCGGCGTGATCGCCTCCTACGACCCGCAGATCGATGTCACCGCGGCGGGGTTCGACGTGCAGGCGTTCGTCACGCTGGAGATCGCCCAGGGCGCGCTGGACACGGTGGCGGCCGAACTCGACGCCATCCCCGGCGTGCTGGAGGCTTACGCCACCACCGGCTCCGGCGACGTGCTGTGCCGGATCGGAGCGGACTCGCACGCCGGATTGCAGGCCGTGCTGCTGAGCATCGACCGGACCTCCTCCGTGGTGCGCTCGCACAGCGTCATCGTGCTGTCCACCGTGGTGTCGCGCCGGGCGCTGCCCCTGTTGCGCACGCTGAGCCCCACCGGAACCACCAAGGCCCCCGCATACCGCGCGGCCCGCGAGCCGTAG
- the hppD gene encoding 4-hydroxyphenylpyruvate dioxygenase, with protein MTIEHLPNARPAAVPSDGELRTLVGLVDHDDSGDPFPVIGWDALVWVVGNATQTAHFLESAFGMRLEAYSGPETGNRDHKAFVLRSGAARFVITGAVDPDSPLVAHHDRHGDGVVDIALEVPDVDRCVAWARAHGATVLVEPHDDTDDFGTVRSAALATYGETRHTLVDRSGYRGPYLPGYVARRSNYQRRDGAPNRLFQAIDHVVGNVELGRMDEWVEFYRRVMGFTNMAEFVGDDIATEYSALMSKVVANGNHRVKFPLNEPAAGKKRSQIDEYLEFYRGPGVQHIALATGDILACVDALRREGVEFLETPAAYYEDPELRARIGRVRVPVEELRRRGILVDRDEDGYLLQIFTRPLTDRPTVFFELIERHGSLGFGKGNFKALFQAIEREQAARGNL; from the coding sequence ATGACCATCGAGCACCTGCCGAACGCCCGGCCCGCCGCCGTTCCCAGCGACGGCGAGTTACGCACGCTCGTGGGGTTGGTCGACCACGACGACAGCGGTGACCCGTTCCCGGTCATCGGGTGGGACGCCCTGGTCTGGGTGGTCGGCAACGCCACCCAGACCGCGCACTTCCTGGAATCCGCCTTCGGGATGCGGCTGGAGGCTTACTCCGGCCCGGAGACCGGCAATCGGGATCACAAGGCTTTCGTCCTGCGCAGCGGCGCGGCGCGCTTCGTGATCACCGGCGCGGTGGACCCGGACAGTCCACTCGTCGCCCATCACGATCGGCACGGCGACGGCGTAGTCGACATCGCGCTCGAAGTGCCCGACGTGGACCGCTGCGTGGCGTGGGCGCGCGCACACGGCGCCACCGTCCTGGTCGAGCCGCACGACGACACCGACGACTTCGGCACTGTCCGTTCGGCGGCGCTGGCCACCTATGGCGAGACCAGGCACACGTTGGTCGACCGTTCCGGCTACCGGGGGCCCTACCTGCCCGGCTATGTCGCCCGCCGCTCCAACTATCAGCGGCGCGACGGCGCGCCCAACCGCCTGTTCCAGGCGATCGACCACGTCGTGGGCAATGTGGAACTCGGGCGGATGGATGAGTGGGTCGAGTTCTACCGGCGGGTCATGGGTTTCACGAACATGGCCGAGTTCGTCGGCGACGACATCGCCACCGAGTACTCCGCGCTGATGAGCAAGGTCGTCGCCAATGGAAACCACCGGGTGAAGTTCCCGCTCAACGAGCCCGCCGCGGGCAAGAAACGCTCGCAGATCGATGAGTACCTGGAGTTCTATCGCGGACCCGGCGTCCAGCACATCGCGCTGGCCACCGGTGACATCCTCGCCTGCGTGGACGCCTTACGCAGGGAGGGCGTCGAGTTCCTGGAGACTCCGGCCGCCTACTACGAAGACCCGGAATTGCGGGCTCGCATCGGCCGGGTCCGCGTCCCGGTCGAGGAACTCCGGCGCCGCGGCATTCTGGTCGACCGGGACGAGGACGGCTACTTGTTGCAGATCTTCACCAGGCCGCTCACCGACCGGCCCACCGTCTTCTTCGAGTTGATCGAGCGCCATGGCTCTCTCGGCTTCGGCAAAGGGAACTTCAAGGCGCTGTTCCAGGCGATCGAACGCGAACAAGCGGCTCGCGGCAATTTGTGA